From one Aspergillus fumigatus Af293 chromosome 8, whole genome shotgun sequence genomic stretch:
- a CDS encoding glycosyltransferase family 2 protein, whose product MSTKTKMLARENGSIGERIYVPENLLASVTATDDQGHCNRQSYSSSEEDSPVGEIHVAKKRASTISWSEHGGYQATTRHGHLSRVFTIEEGQEDVCISEYSKTNDDPSTPSSGSISREYPVDVSYNAASSQEHQGCQYTHASFHPRTHNRFSYRNSLPVGQALRSTPRDIRKGSVRSLYNRAALVKIKHQRRYWRRLLFEYAVYTVLVLFAYFVLVGVPLWKGAVWWLHWIMQKKTVFQGGWAIVIGLLVFYSYTPLLITFEDTFPGPEFFHQRRIAPHPTDTALLIPCYRSATIIGRTLEAALQIFPASHIYVIANGNSSQPLDNTEEICRSYGVNHIWSPVGSKIIAIFIGCYAVKDFQNVLLIDDDCILPPNFPVVVSRLNEEVRCIGYTIKSVGPDSSRGSYCQQAQDLEYKLSGLTRCFAGRIGSATFPHGAISLWERTFLKRTLHNHPGFSISEDWFLGDSCRRLGGRIQMCSAVFVETTTPASVLFGEINEARGGFGEPTVFRQRFLRWNFFVANGLWYNLSYLFTSWKLGRWEFATKLLVIQETLLYILTPFTLPISFIVRPEFCTVLLMSTLGLYLLHVIIFNEVHLRLKNERIGWKVVLGYYMPYKLLMTFTNVASCYWSLVKYARYFARRHPKLIEDHKAVGMVLKLEDMTGRMGGIPEGQGLRRSMTVRTVDVDAAVNNRDFLIAELPAERYPSG is encoded by the exons ATGAGCACCAAGACAAAGATGCTCGCAAGAGAGAATGGGAGCATTGGAGAAAGGATTTATGTTCCAGAAAATTTGCTGGCATCAGTCACAGCGACAGACGACCAGGGCCACTGCAACCGTCAAAGCTACTCTTCAAGCGAGGAGGATTCTCCAGTGGGCGAGATTCATGTTGCCAAGAAGAGAGCGTCAACTATAAGCTGGTCGGAGCATGGAGGATATCAGGCCACGACACGACATGGTCATCTGAGCCGGGTATTCACTATTGAAGAAGGACAGGAAGACGTATGTATCTCTGAATACAGCAAGACGAATGACGACCCGTCCACTCCCTCGTCCGGATCGATCTCTCGAGAATACCCTGTTGACGTTTCGTACAATGCAGCGTCATCGCAGGAGCATCAGGGCTGTCAGTATACTCACGCGTCTTTTCATCCACGGACACACAACAGATTTAGCTATCGGAATTCGTTGCCGGTAGGCCAAGCCTTACGGAGCACGCCGCGTGACATACGAAAAGGCAGCGTCCGGAGTCTGTATAACAGGGCCGCCCTCGTGAAGATCAAGCATCAGCGAAGATACTGGCGTCGGCTGTTGTTCGAGTATGCAGTATACACTGTCCTTGTACTGTTTGCGTACTTTGTTCTCGTGGGGGTACCTCTGTGGAAAGGAGCAGTATGGTGGCTTCACTGGATcatgcagaagaaaacagtCTTCCAGGGCGGCTGGGCGATTGTCATTGGCCTCCTCGTGTT CTATTCCTATACGCCCCTCCTGATCACATTCGAGGACACTTTCCCTGGACCAGAGTTCTTCCATCAGCGTCGGATTGCTCCACATCCCACGGACACCGCGCTCCTGATCCCCTGCTACAGATCGGCCACCATCATCGGTCGAACGCTCGAGGCCGCGCTGCAAATCTTTCCGGCGTCGCATATCTACGTCATTGCCAATGGGAACTCGTCCCAGCCGCTGGACAACACTGAAGAGATTTGCCGCAGCTACGGGGTCAATCACATATGGTCACCCGTCGGGTCAAAGATCATTGCCATATTCATCGGTTGCTACGCGGTCAAAGACTTTCAGAACGTCCTCTTGATCGACGACGATTGTATCCTCCCGCCCAACTTTCCCGTGGTCGTGTCCCGGCTCAACGAGGAAGTCCGCTGCATCGGCTATACGATCAAATCCGTTGGGCCCGATTCCTCGCGCGGATCGTATTGCCAGCAAGCACAAGACCTGGAGTACAAACTGTCCGGCCTGACCCGGTGTTTCGCCGGGCGGATTGGCAGCGCCACATTCCCTCACGGAGCCATCTCGCTGTGGGAACGGACGTTTCTGAAGCGGACGCTCCACAATCATCCCGGCTTTTCGATTAGCGAGGACTGGTTCCTTGGTGATAGCTGCCGGCGCTTAGGGGGCCGAATCCAGATGTGTAGCGCCGTCTTTGTGGAGACCACGACGCCCGCCTCGGTGCTGTTTGGCGAGATCAACGAAGCTCGAGGCGGATTCGGCGAGCCCACGGTCTTCAGGCAGCGGTTCCTCCGGTGGAACTTCTTTGTCGCCAATGGGTTGTGGTATAACCTCTCCTACCTCTTCACATCGTGGAAGTTGGGCCGGTGGGAATTCGCGACAAAGCTCTTGGTCATTCAAGAG ACACTTCTGTACATCCTCACTCCATTTACGCTCCCAATATCGTTCATTGTACGACCGGAATTCTGTACTGTTCTCCTCATGTCGACATTGGGGCTCTATCTACTTCACGTCATTATATTCAACGAGGTTCATTTGCGTCTGAAGAACGAGAGGATTGGCTGGAAGGTTGTCCTGGGGTACTAT ATGCCATACAAGCTTCTCATGACCTTCACCAACGTCGCCAGCTGCTACTGGTCGCTGGTCAAATATGCCCGATATTTCGCCCGACGACACCCGAAGCTGATCGAGGACCACAAGGCAGTTGGAATGGTGTTGAAATTGGAAGACATGACGGGCCGCATGGGGGGAATCCCCGAGGGCCAGGGCCTGAGAAGGAGTATGACCGTGCGCACTGTTGACGTCGATGCGGCTGTAAATAATCGAGATTTCCTCATTGCCGAGCTGCCGGCAGAGAGATATCCTTCTGGGTGA
- the och3 gene encoding glycosyltransferase family 32 protein, producing the protein MGPQRFKRQFIVAILLAASIIWLMRSFEHEDADVARTMPLLQKYIHPPSGKGGAWYIPPSWLENATTAPESIVDAAKLASDKAQAPERQITLSSIPMIVHQTWKTTDPQTWPPPIRQSTESWLRAVEQDQMAYFLWDDEGINQFIKHFEPGLETQFYALGSNVERTDVFRILVSKWIGGVYGDMDTEPLRKPKSWINASDTQPWRDPDTGAVYRSTKPVRAIVGLEADCPPGSDLYWRMGYTHPVQLTQWAFAWAPGHPILQMFLDRFSAAMQERSNQAVDPLVLTGPVAFTEAVQSWLVATTGLRWNALTGLHDGGRSKVVEDVLVLPITGFSPGRGRYGNMGSKPVTDPSARLRHRAQGSWRKFDLLVEYGKFCRTVFGRCRNWTKVPHTSF; encoded by the exons ATGGGACCTCAGCGCTTCAAGCGGCAGTTCATTGTCGCAATTCTCCTGGCCGCCTCGATCATCTGGTTAATGCGTTCTTTCGAACATGAGGATGCCGACGTGGCCCGTACGATGCCGCTACTACAAAAATACATTCATCCGCCTAGTGGAAAAGGAGGTG CATGGTATATTCCTCCTTCGTGGTTGGAGAATGCTACGACTGCACCGGAAAGCATTGTCGACGCGGCCAAACTAGCCTCCGACAAAGCACAAGCGCCTGAAAGGCAGATCACCCTCTCCAGCATTCCGATGATCGTCCACCAAACATGGAAGACGACTGATCCGCAGACATGGCCGCCGCCAATCCGTCAGAGCACGGAGTCATGGCTCCGAGCCGTCGAGCAGGACCAGATGGCTTACTTCCTCTGGGATGACGAGGGTATTAACCAGTTCATCAAGCACTTCGAGCCCGGACTGGAGACGCAATTCTACGCGCTTGGGAGCAATGTCGAAAGAACGGATGTTTTTCGCATTCTGGTTTCGAAGTGGATCGGTGGTGTC TACGGAGATATGGACACCGAACCACTCCGCAAGCCCAAGAGCTGGATCAACGCCTCGGACACCCAGCCCTGGCGGGACCCGGACACAGGCGCCGTGTACCGATCCACCAAGCCTGTCCGCGCAATCGTCGGCCTGGAGGCGGATTGTCCCCCCGGCAGCGATTTGTATTGGCGGATGGGGTATACCCACCCCGTGCAACTCACGCAGTGGGCCTTTGCCTGGGCGCCGGGACATCCGATCCTCCAGATGTTTCTTGATCGGTTCTCTGCGGCAATGCAGGAAAGGTCGAATCAGGCAGTCGATCCGCTGGTTCTGACGGGTCCGGTTGCGTTCACGGAGGCGGTGCAGAGTTGGCTGGTGGCAACGACGGGGCTACGGTGGAATGCGCTGACGGGATTGCATGATGGGGGCAGGAGTAAGGTAGTCGAGGATGTCTTGGTGCTGCCCATTACGGGGTTCAGCCCCGGGAGAGGCAGATACGGCAATATGGGGTCGAAACCCGTAACCGACCCGTCGGCGCGACTACGCCATCGAGCGCAGGGCTCATGGAGGAAGTTTGACCTTCTGGTGGAGTACGGGAAGTTCTGCCGGACGGTGTTTGGCCGGTGCAGAAATTGGACCAAAGTCCCTCATACATCATTCTAA
- a CDS encoding glycosyltransferase family 69 protein: MNHSTARVLPFGRSRLHTIPDITRYTITDPLGPLALHLARKTHQLLQSLMSFKLALPNVSGCANPAAQNPSAYRTLSFDFDGVAHITDCLGCPAVARPPKRIPSKLRLNRSFSVQKLRGGRVQPPTMAWLRVEFRLLVSRLLPFPSSGYSVLPQSSRSGRAVSFAQSPRAACRCLTLLVRIGLVVLLCNIILTPIFWPSYTHLPPCYENLQTIASNSDTPGRGNTHNEKVFIAAILYDRTGELAGGPWGDALVQLIDLLGPDNVFLSLYENNSGPKGQQALEALAQRIQSNKSIVVDVDEHTAFDAFPRVTLPDGHKRIKRIDYLATLRNRALRPLDEPNHLTYDKLLYLNDVYFHPADALQLLFCTNAHPPRTAPAYRAACAVDFSNPFKFYDSYATRDLAGYGIGLPFFPWFTSAGHGRSREDVLAGRDAVRVRSCWGGMVAFDASYFQRANPVRFRADDEVFWDASECCLVHADVQDAPEDVDAIPATGVYMNPFVRVAYTTRTLAWLGTTRRFEGLYVRVHDLLNRAVGLPRENPRRTEVPGSKVKREVWVPEEGLQNGGSFRLVEVTAGNDGFCGRRGMEVVVEDRRPGQDGFEAVPLPSR; encoded by the coding sequence ATGAATCATTCCACGGCCAGGGTGTTGCCCTTTGGCCGTTCCAGGTTACATACAATACCGGACATTACACGTTATACAATTACAGACCCCTTGGGGCCGTTGGCTTTGCATTTGGCTAGAAAAACTCACCAACTCTTGCAGAGCTTGATGAGTTTTAAGTTAGCGCTTCCGAATGTCTCTGGATGCGCCAATCCAGCAGCGCAAAATCCGTCTGCCTACAGGACCCTGTCGTTTGACTTTGATGGCGTTGCGCACATAACAGACTGTCTTGGTTGCCCTGCAGTAGCTCGGCCGCCAAAGAGAATACCCTCAAAATTGCGACTAAATCGGTCATTTTCGGTGCAGAAATTGCGCGGAGGCCGTGTTCAACCGCCGACAATGGCATGGCTGCGTGTCGAGTTTCGGCTGCTGGTCTCCAGGCTGCTCCCGTTCCCCTCGTCAGGGTATTCCGTTCTGCCCCAGTCCTCACGCTCTGGTAGAGCAGTCTCCTTTGCGCAGAGTCCCCGGGCCGCGTGCCGCTGTCTCACCCTGCTTGTCCGGATCGGTCTGGTGGTCCTGCTGTGCAACATCATATTGACACCCATCTTCTGGCCTTCGTACACGCACCTTCCACCTTGCTATGAGAATCTCCAGACGATAGCCTCAAACTCGGACACCCCCGGACGGGGCAACACCCACAATGAAAAGGTATTCATCGCCGCAATCTTATACGACCGAACCGGCGAGCTCGCCGGCGGCCCATGGGGTGACGCGCTGGTACAGCTAATCGACCTTCTCGGCCCAGACAACGTCTTCCTCAGCCTGTACGAAAACAACAGCGGGCCAAAAGGCCAGCAAGCGCTGGAGGCCCTCGCGCAGCGAATCCAAAGCAACAAGTCCATCGTGGTGGATGTCGACGAGCACACCGCGTTCGACGCCTTCCCCCGCGTCACGCTCCCCGATGGCCACAAACGCATCAAGCGCATCGACTACCTAGCCACGCTGCGGAACCGCGCCCTGCGGCCCCTCGACGAGCCGAACCACCTCACGTACGACAAACTCCTCTACCTCAACGACGTCTACTTCCACCCCGCCGACGccctccagctcctcttctGCACAAACGCGCATCCCCCGCGCACTGCCCCGGCCTACCGCGCCGCCTGCGCCGTCGACTTCAGCAACCCCTTCAAATTCTACGATAGCTACGCCACCCGCGATCTGGCCGGGTACGGCATCGGCCTCCCGTTCTTCCCCTGGTTCACGAGCGCAGGGCACGGACGGAGTCGGGAAGACGTGCTGGCGGGCCGGGACGCGGTGCGCGTGCGCAGCTGCTGGGGCGGGATGGTCGCGTTCGATGCGTCGTATTTCCAGCGCGCAAACCCCGTGCGCTTCCGGGCGGATGACGAGGTCTTCTGGGATGCGTCGGAGTGCTGTCTGGTGCATGCGGATGTGCAGGATGCGCCGGAGGATGTCGACGCGATTCCGGCCACGGGGGTGTATATGAATCCGTTTGTGCGGGTGGCGTATACGACCAGGACGTTGGCGTGGCTGGGGACTACGAGACGGTTTGAGGGGTTGTATGTGCGCGTGCATGATCTGCTGAACAGGGCTGTGGGGTTGCCGCGGGAGAATCCGCGGCGGACAGAGGTGCCGGGATCAAAAGTGAAGCGGGAGGTTTGGGTGCCGGAAGAGGGATTACAGAATGGTGGCTCGTTTCGACTGGTGGAGGTTACGGCGGGCAATGATGGGTTCTGTGGTCGACGGGGgatggaggtggtggtggaagaTAGACGACCTGGGCAGGATGGGTTCGAAGCTGTACCGCTCCCTTCTCGATAG
- a CDS encoding PIG-L family deacetylase yields the protein MKLVWIAQRLGRQGQRRKVARIASSLFFIVALTALCLYILLAYFLANDPRLVPVAFQTARSILLVTAHPDDETLFFSPSITYRRDDPHVQRALLVISSGNYEGIGERRQQEIHDSCSVLGIVPDRCVVLDDAALQDNPRKWWNEELIKDLVASHVQKWNADLIITFDDGGVSGHINHRAVSAGVRTYITSTPNAPPAYTLQSTFLIRKYSSLLDLIPTAIPFSWRILKAILTSPASSPADGVHDLSPPEAYNDKVLLVSPWQTYLVSRAAFAQHASQYSWDRSFYLVLSRYMWCNNLNKLVV from the exons ATGAAGCTCGTCTGGATAGCCCAGCGCCTCGGCCGGCAAGGCCAACGACGCAAGGTAGCCCGGATCGCTTCATCCCTCTTCTTCATAGTCGCCCTCACGGCCTTATGTCTCTATATCCTGCTCGCATATTTCCTGGCAAATGACCCACGGCTGGTGCCCGTGGCGTTCCAAACGGCCCGGAGTATCCTCCTCGTAACCGCCCACCCGGACGACGAaactctcttcttcagcccgAGCATTACCTACCGCCGCGATGATCCGCACGTGCAGCGGGCTTTGCTGGTGATATCCTCTG GAAATTATGAGGGAATAGGCGAGCGTCGCCAGCAGGAAATCCACGACAGCTGCTCCGTGCTGGGGATCGTTCCAGATCGCTGCGTCGTCCTGGACGATGCCGCGCTGCAGGATAACCCCAGGAAATGGTGGAATGAGGAGCTGATCAAGGACCTTGTTGCGTCGCATGTCCAGAAATGGAATGCGGATTTG ATCATCACCTTCGACGATGGAGGCGTCTCGGGGCATATCAATCACAGAGCCGTCAGCGCTGGCGTTCG GACATACATCACAAGCACACCCAACGCCCCTCCCGCATACACACTGCAAAGTACGTTCCTCATCCGCAAATACTCCTCGCTCCTCGACCTCATTCCTACTGCTATCCCGTTCTCGTGGCGCATCCTCAAAGCCATTCTTACCTCGCCCGCGTCGAGTCCGGCGGACGGCGTCCACGACCTGTCTCCGCCGGAGGCATACAACGATAAGGTCCTGCTGGTGAGTCCCTGGCAGACGTACCTCGTCTCGCGAGCGGCATTCGCCCAGCACGCGAGCCAGTACTCGTGGGATCGGTCGTTTTACTTGGTCCTCAGTCGGTATATGTGGTGTAACAACTTGAATAAATTAGTAGTTTGA
- a CDS encoding glycosyltransferase family 32 protein has product MARNRIRLLLILLLALSIGGLFSSSLRQLYYLLRLPFVWKASSAASIISQEHDQFDVTFAAFEANYSTAELGRPALIPPILHHIHLGSRPPREEWLEARELCLKHHASWSTFVWNEESAEKLVREDFPHLYEMWKGYPYMIQRVDALRYMILHKHGGVILDYDLACKRSLEPLRQFDFVAPAAHPAGLSIGMMLASTGNPYVKALVDNLPLYNRRWLYLPYVTVMFSTGCHYASTIYTLQSNRSSLRILSGPPDAPRLHKLNGQVNTPLFRHLGSSSWHNRDARLISLFKNLDQRALFAALVFGLFALTTMILCCVQRGRGCGRASDEEQSTAVSKSLTKNA; this is encoded by the exons ATGGCGCGCAACCGTATTCGATTGCTTCTAATCCTCCTTCTGGCGCTGTCGATTGGCGGCCTGTTTTCCTCCTCGCTTCGGCAGCTGTACTACCTCCTTCGGCTCCCCTTTGTCTGGAAGGCGTCATCCGCAGCCTCTATCATCTCGCAGGAACATGACCAATTCGATGTCACATTTGCCGCCTTCGAGGCCAATTACTCGACTGCTGAGCTGGGACGTCCTGCCTTGATACCGCCCATCCTGCATCACATCCACCTGGGCTCCAGACCGCCACGAGAGGAGTGGCTCGAGGCCCGCGAGCTCTGCCTCAAGCATCATGCCTCCTGGAGTACCTTTGTCTGGAACGAGGAGAGCGCGGAGAAGCTGGTACGCGAGGACTTTCCCCATCTCTACGAAATGTGGAAGGGCTATCCGTACATGATCCAGCGGGTGGATGCGCTGCGATATATGATACTCCACAAACACGGTG GCGTAATCCTCGACTACGATCTGGCATGCAAACGCTCCCTCGAGCCGCTGCGACAGTTCGACTTTGTGGCGCCGGCCGCCCACCCCGCCGGCCTCTCCATCGGCATGATGCTCGCCTCCACGGGAAATCCGTACGTCAAGGCCCTGGTCGATAATCTCCCGCTGTACAACCGGCGGTGGTTATATCTGCCCTATGTCACGGTGATGTTCAGCACGGGCTGCCACTACGCTTC AACAATCTACACCCTCCAATCCAACCGATCCTCTCTCCGCATCCTGTCCGGGCCGCCCGACGCACCGCGCCTGCACAAGCTCAACGGACAGGTCAACACGCCGCTCTTCCGCCACCTGGGCTCGTCCTCCTGGCATAACCGGGACGCGCGGCTGATCTCGCTGTTTAAGAATCTCGATCAGCGGGCGTTGTTTGCGGCATTAGTTTTTGGTCTTTTTGCCCTCACCACGATGATCCTCTGCTGTGTGCAGCGGGGACGTGGATGTGGACGCGCTTCGGATGAAGAGCAGAGCACCGCTGTGTCGAAGTCGTTGACAAAAAATGCCTAG
- the exg16 gene encoding beta-glucosidase, whose product MKLTVPLLAAALQLAGIAAGQEDAAIAANLEKFWSYGRSEPVYPSPETQGLGDWKEAYAKAKALVARMTDEQKNNLTYGYKSTTNGCSGNSGGAPGVGFPGLCLQDAGNGVRGTDMVNGYASGVHVGAAWNRDLAYERAHYMGAEFRRKGVNVALGPVVGPLGRTARGGRNWEGFSNDPYLAGSLTGETIRGLQESVIACVKHFIGNEQETNRNPPMLWEGSYNQSVSSNLDDKTMHELYLWPFQDAIKAGAGSVMCSYNRINNSYGCQNSKALNGLLKGELGFQGFVVTDWDAQHSGVAAADAGLDMAMPDSVYWENGTLALAVKNGSLAQSRLDDMATRILASWYKYAEIEHPGHGIPVDLRKPHELTDARDPKSRSTIFQSAVEGHVLVKNTGNALPLHKPKFLSLFGYDGIAATGNTMDNVTFGRWVFGLSNTLNYPNGSAIDTKIQRDMFLSSYDPAAEGPGVALNGTLITGGGSGATTPSYIDAPFDAFQRQAREDGTFLAWDFASQKPIVNPASEACIVFVNELASEGWDRPYLADPYSDVLVESVASQCSNTMVVIHNAGVRLVDRWIENDNITAVIYAHLPGQDTGGALVEIMYGKQSPSGRLPYTVAKNASDYGKVLHPVVPAGDRDLWYPQDNFTEGVYIDYRAFEANNITPRYEFGFGLTYSNFSYSALEVELVPGANIDYLPPGSAIAEGGLPSLWDVVATVNCTVANTGAVEAAEVAQLYVGIPGAPAKQLRGFNKQSIKPHKKKHFTFDLTRRDLSTWDVEKQTWGLQSGSYPIYVGKSVRDIQLTGTLQI is encoded by the exons ATGAAACTCAcggttcctcttcttgctgctgccctGCAGCTGGCAGGCATTGCTGCCGGGCAGGAGGATGctgccatcgccgccaatCTCGAGAAGTTCTGGTCGTATGGCCGCTCAGAGCCCGTCTATCCCAGCC CTGAAACCCAGGGCTTGGGTGACTGGAAGGAGGCATatgccaaggccaaggctcTCGTAGCGAGAATGACTGACGAGCAGAAGAATAATCTCACTTACGGGTACAAGTCAACCACCAATGGCTGTTCCGGTAACTCGGGAGGTGCTCCTGGCGTTGGGTTTCCTGGACTGTGCCTGCAGGATGCCGGAAATGGTGTCCGCGGTACTGACATGGTGAATGGATACGCCTCCGGTGTCCATGTAGGAGCTGCATGGAACCGTGATCTTGCCTACGAACGTGCGCACTACATGGGGGCGGAATTCAGGCGCAAGGGTGTCAACGTCGCTCTGGGTCCCGTTGTTGGACCTCTTGGTCGGACCGCGCGTGGCGGCCGTAACTGGGAAGGCTTCTCCAACGACCCGTACTTGGCCGGTTCCCTGACCGGAGAGACTATCCGTGGTCTACAGGAGTCAGTCATTGCCTGTGTCAAGCACTTCATCGGCAATGAGCAAGAGACCAACCGTAACCCTCCGATGCTTTGGGAGGGCTCCTACAACCAATCCGTCTCGTCGAACCTGGACGACAAGACCATGCATGAGCTTTACCTGTGGCCCTTCCAGGACGCAATCAAGGCCGGTGCGGGATCCGTCATGTGCAGCTACAACCGGATCAACAACAGCTACGGGTGCCAGAACAGCAAGGCACTCAATGGCCTGCTCAAGGGTGAGCTCGGCTTCCAGGGCTTTGTCGTCACGGACTGGGATGCTCAGCACTCAGGGGTCGCCGCTGCCGACGCGGGTCTGGACATGGCAATGCCCGACTCCGTCTATTGGGAGAATGGAACCCTCGCTTTGGCCGTCAAAAATGGCTCGTTGGCTCAGAGTCGTTTGGACGATATGGCCACCCGGATCCTTGCATCTTGGTATAAGTATGCAGAGATCGAGCATCCAGGTCATGGGATTCCTGTCGATCTCCGGAAGCCTCATGAGTTGACCGATGCTCGCGATCCCAAGTCCCGGTCCACCATTTTCCAGAGCGCTGTGGAGGGTCACGTTCTGGTGAAGAACACCGGCAATGCTCTGCCACTGCACAAGCCCAAattcctctctctcttcggCTACGATGGTATTGCCGCCACCGGAAACACCATGGACAACGTCACCTTTGGCCGCTGGGTCTTTGGACTGTCCAACACCCTGAACTATCCCAACGGCAGCGCCATCGATACCAAAATCCAAAGGGATATGTTCCTCTCGAGCTACGACCCCGCAGCCGAGGGACCTGGCGTCGCCCTGAATGGCACCCTGATCACCGGCGGCGGTTCCGGAGCCACCACGCCCTCCTACATCGACGCTCCATTCGACGCCTTCCAGCGCCAGGCTCGTGAAGACGGCACCTTCCTTGCATGGGACTTTGCCTCGCAGAAGCCCATCGTGAACCCCGCCAGCGAGGCCTGCATCGTCTTTGTCAACGAGCTGGCCTCTGAAGGCTGGGACCGCCCGTACCTGGCCGACCCATACTCCGACGTGCTGGTCGAAAGCGTCGCCTCGCAATGCAGCAACACCATGGTTGTCATTCACAACGCAGGTGTCCGCCTTGTGGACCGCTGGATTGAAAACGATAACATCACCGCCGTCATCTACGCCCACCTCCCCGGCCAGGACACAGGCGGCGCTCTGGTCGAGATTATGTACGGCAAGCAGTCCCCCTCGGGTCGTCTTCCCTACACCGTGGCCAAGAACGCCTCCGACTACGGCAAGGTGCTCCACCCCGTCGTTCCCGCGGGCGATCGCGACCTCTGGTACCCGCAGGACAACTTCACCGAGGGCGTGTACATCGACTACCGCGCGTTCGAGGCGAACAACATCACTCCGCGGTATGAGTTTGGCTTTGGTCTCACGTACAGCAACTTCTCCTACTCCGCGCTGGAAGTTGAGCTCGTCCCCGGCGCAAACATCGACTATTTGCCCCCCGGCTCGGCCATTGCCGAGGGCGGTCTCCCCTCTCTCTGGGACGTCGTGGCAACCGTCAACTGCACCGTGGCCAATACTGGCGCGGTGGAGGCGGCCGAGGTCGCCCAGCTGTATGTTGGTATTCCTGGCGCCCCCGCCAAGCAACTCCGAGGGTTCAACAAGCAGTCCATCAAGCCgcacaagaagaagcacttTACCTTTGACCTGACCCGCCGGGATCTGAGCACCTGGGACGTCGAGAAGCAGACATGGGGACTGCAGTCGGGCAGCTATCCTATTTATGTGGGTAAGAGTGTGCGAGATATTCAGCTCACAGGTACTTTGCAGATATGA
- a CDS encoding DUF2406 domain-containing protein yields MGFSRSSRSSSDRNGSISSRESYKKATLSSKADPNQALNEAQPINQAVSGTPMFSLRSMQHRDKDGNIITDPDRSNPTRPRLERPLDTIRSFEAAIEARRREM; encoded by the exons ATGGGATTCTCTCGTTCCTCACGCTCGTCCAGCGACCGCAACGGATCCATTAGCTCGCGCGAGAGCTACAAGAAGGCTACACTGTCGAGCAAAGCTGATCCCAACCAGGCCTTGAATGAAGCTCAACCAA TCAATCAAGCGGTATCTGGAACTCCAATGTTCTCCCTGCGATCGATGCAGCACCGCGACAAAGATGGAAACATCATCA CTGATCCCGACCGGTCAAATCCCACACGGCCCCGTCTGGAGCGACCGCTAGACACCATCCGATCGTTCGAGGCCGCCATCGAGGCCCGCCGTCGAGAAATGTGA